In the Theobroma cacao cultivar B97-61/B2 chromosome 1, Criollo_cocoa_genome_V2, whole genome shotgun sequence genome, one interval contains:
- the LOC18613365 gene encoding mitochondrial Rho GTPase 2 isoform X1 has product MPGRSAAGVRTGVRVVVAGDRGTGKSSLISAAASDSFPEYVPAVLPPTRLPSDFYPDGVPVTIVDSSSSMESRVRLIDELKRADAVVLTYACDQPMTLSRLSTFWLPELRKLEVKAPVIVVGCKLDLRDERQPMNLEQVMAPIMQQFREIETCIECSSATLIQVPDVFYYAQKAVLHPTAPLFDQEKQSLKPRCIRALKRIFMLCDHDMDGALSDAELNEFQVKCFNAPLQPAEIVGVKRVVQERIRGGVSDLGLTLEGFLFLHALFIEKGRLETTWAVLRKFGYDDDLKLRDDILPTPTKHAPDQSVELTNEAVDFLRGIFRLYDIDNDGSLQASEIDDIFVTAPESPWSMGPYVDAAERTALGNLTLNGFLSEWALMTYLDPSCSLANLICIGYGGDPTSALYVTRRRSADRKKQRTERNVFHCFVFGPKRSGKSALLNSFLGRPFSSNYTPTNGICYATNVVEEIGGTQKTLILQEIPEDGVKKFLSSKECLAACDVAVFMYDSSDEYSWKRSRELLLDVARQGEESGYRVPCLLIAAKDDLDPYPMALQNSARVTQQLGMEAPIPLGVKLRDSKTVFSRIINAAEHPHLSIPETEKGKKRKKYRRLVNSSLMFVSVGAAVAVVGLAAYRAYAARKNT; this is encoded by the exons ATGCCAGGTAGATCAGCCGCCGGTGTCCGAACCGGCGTGAGAGTCGTCGTAGCTGGGGACCGTGGCACGGGTAAATCGAGCCTCATCTCAGCTGCAGCTTCCGATTCTTTCCCCGAATATGTCCCGGCGGTTCTTCCTCCTACTCGCCTCCCCTCTGACTTCTACCCCGATGGCGTCCCTGTCACTATTGTTGACAGCTCCTCCAG CATGGAGAGCAGAGTAAGGCTTATTGATGAGTTGAAGCGAGCTGATGCTGTGGTATTAACATATGCTTGTGATCAACCTATGACACTCAGTCGACTGAGTACTTTTTGGCTTCCTGAGCTTCGTAAATTAGAG GTTAAGGCACCAGTTATTGTTGTTGGGTGCAAACTAGATTTACGAGATGAGCGTCAGCCCATGAACTTGGAACAAGTCATGGCaccaatcatgcaacagttCAGGGAGATTGAGACTTGTATAGAATGTTCCTCTGCTACACTAATTCAG GTTCCTGATGTGTTCTATTATGCTCAAAAGGCAGTTCTACACCCAACAGCACCACTATTTGATCAAGAGAAACAAAGTTTGAAGCCACGATGTATCAGGGCATTAAAACGGATATTTATGCTTTGTGATCATGACATGGATGGAGCCCTTAGTGATGCAGAGTTGAATGAGTTTCag GTTAAATGTTTTAATGCTCCATTACAACCTGCTGAGATAGTGGGTGTAAAGAGGGTGGTGCAAGAGAGGATAAGAGGAGGAGTCAGTGACCTTGGTCTTACTCTTGAAGGTTTCCTCTTTCTTCATGCTCTTTTTATAGAAAAAGGGCGTCTTGAGACAACTTGGGCTGTCTTGAGAAAGTTTGgatatgatgatgatttaaAGCTTAGGGATGATATTCTTCCAACTCCAACCAAGCATGCCCCTGATCAG AGTGTGGAGCTGACAAATGAAGCTGTAGACTTTTTGCGTGGGATCTTCCGATTGTATGACATTGATAAT GATGGATCCTTGCAAGCTTCTGAGATTGATGATATCTTCGTAACTGCTCCGGAAAG TCCATGGAGTATGGGCCCTTATGTAGATGCTGCAGAGAGAACAGCTCTTGGAAATTTGACTCTTAATGGGTTTCTATCTGAG TGGGCCTTGATGACATATCTGGATCCATCATGTAGTTTGGCTAATTTGATTTGCATTGGATATGGTGGAGATCCAACTTCAGCCCTTTATGTTACTAGGAGAAGATCTGCAGATCGTAAGAAGCAACGGACAGAAAGAAATGTATTTCACTGCTTTGTTTTTGGTCCTAAAAGATCTGGGAAGTCTGCTTTGTTGAATTCATTTTTAGGAAG GCCTTTCTCGAGCAACTATACTCCGACAAATGGTATATGTTATGCAACGAATGTTGTTGAAGAGATTGGA GGTACTCAGAAGACACTTATTTTGCAAGAGATACCAGAAGATGGAGTTAAGAAATTCCTGTCGAGTAAGGAATGTTTGGCTGCCTGTGATGTAGCTGTATTTATGTATGACAG TTCAGATGAATATTCATGGAAAAGATCAAGAGAACTGCTTCTGGATGTTGCTAGGCAGGGTGAGGAAAGTGGTTATAGAGTGCCTTGCCTTCTCATTGCAGCAAAGGATGACTTGGATCCATATCCAATGGCACTACAAAACTCGGCAAGA GTTACTCAGCAGTTGGGAATGGAAGCTCCAATACCATTAGGTGTGAAATTAAGAGATTCCAAAACTGTATTTTCTAGAATCATAAATGCAGCAGAACACCCTCACCTGAGCATTCCTGAAACTgagaaagggaagaaaaggaagaaatatCGCCGGCTTGTTAATAGCTCACTTATGTTTGTTTCAG TTGGGGCTGCTGTTGCTGTTGTTGGACTGGCAGCTTATCGTGCCTATGCTGCAAGGAAGAATACTTGA
- the LOC18613368 gene encoding preprotein translocase subunit SCY2, chloroplastic, translated as MEATLLSSHRYHPPHFGTKPLNVPGGHVAPDLRFYHSLYAKPHHTLKIKLVNPSRSHFLLPNKFLQSRTNRKWLTNSSDQLRSDYMSVKSTPESLNLEVVPSRSDEGSDVSNFNGVNNIDTLHVRPKYFRNRFLNFVRLSSVLNNAAESFFKSEIRRRLFVTAVLLVISRVGYFIPLPGFDRRLIPQDYLSFVSGSVDELGDFSAELKLSFFQLGISPQIIASIIMQVLCHVVPSLVKLRKEGLDGHEKIKSYIWWISLGFAILEAIIVACYSLPYSIYAASYRVKHVMVTAFLLVCGAMTMTWICDTISESGFGQGSSLIICIGILTGYTDTLYKMLTQLSGSAVSWWPYMLAVLGVFTVVTMWAVVVTEGCRKIKLQYYGFKLASAAREDSPITEVEPYIPFNINPSGMQPVLTTTYLLAFPSILASILGSPFWEHVKEILDPGTSVGAEPWVYYSIYAFFVFLFNIFDIANLPKEIADYLNKMGARIPNIKPGKATIEYLSKIQASTRFWGGLLLSILATTSTILDHYLRRINEGFAIGFTSILIIVGSIIELRRSYQAYNVMPSLSKALRRYGV; from the exons ATGGAAGCAACTCTGCTCAGCTCTCATCGCTACCACCCTCCCCACTTTGGAACAAAACCTCTTAATGTTCCAG GTGGACATGTGGCTCCGGACCTACGATTTTATCATTCACTCTATGCCAAACCCCACCATACTCTCAAGATAAAATTGGTAAACCCTAGTAGAAGCCATTTCTTGCtgccaaataaatttttacagTCGAGAACAAACAGAAAATGGTTGACCAATTCTTCAGACCAGCTTCGAAGTGACTATATGAGTGTCAAGTCCACCCCCGAGTCTCTAAATCTTGAAGTTGTTCCTTCAAGATCGGACGAGGGGTCAGatgtttcaaattttaatggtGTTAATAACATCGACACTCTGCATGTTAgaccaaaatattttagaaataGGTTTCTAAACTTTGTACGCCTGAGTTCTGTCCTGAACAATGCTGCGGAATCATTCTTTAAGAGTGAGATTCGACGTAGGCTATTTGTGACAGCTGTACTGCTAGTAATTAGTCGTGTTGGATATTTTATTCCTCTCCCTGGATTTGATAGAAGGTTGATACCTCAAGATTACCTTAGCTTTGTTTCAGGATCTGTTG ATGAGCTGGGCGACTTTTCTGCGGAGCTTAAACTGTCCTTTTTTCAGCTTGGTATCAGCCCTCAGATAATTGCATCCATAATTATGCAG GTGCTCTGTCATGTTGTTCCGTCCTTAGTGAAGTTGCGAAAGGAAGGATTGGATGGCCACGAGAAGATTAAGAGTTATAT ATGGTGGATTTCACTTGGCTTTGCAATATTGGAAGCTATTATAGTTGCTTGTTATTCTCTTCCATATTCAATCTATGCAGCCAGTTACAG GGTCAAGCATGTGATGGTGACTGCTTTTCTATTGGTTTGTGGTGCAATGACTATGACATGGATCTGTGATACGATATCAGAATCTGGATTCG GTCAAGGTTCGTCTCTAATTATATGTATTGGAATATTAACCGGATACACTGATACACTATACAAGATGTTGACTCAGCTCTCAG GTAGTGCTGTGAGTTGGTGGCCATACATGCTTGCTGTACTGGGTGTTTTTACTGTCGTCACAATGTGGGCAGTAGTTGTAACTGAGGGTTGTAGGAAAATAAAGCTGCAGTACTATGGATTCAAACTAGCATCTGCTGCAAG GGAAGATTCCCCAATTACTGAAGTAGAGCCCTATATCCCTTTCAATATTAATCCATCAGGAATGCAGCCTGTTCTCACCACCACTTATCTCTTAGCATTTCCAAGTATTCTTGCAAG TATCCTTGGTTCGCCTTTTTGGGAGCATGTTAAGGAGATATTGGACCCTGGAACATCTGTTGGTGCAGAGCCATGGGTTTACTATTCAATATATgcgttttttgtttttctgttcaatatatttgatatt GCCAACTTGCCGAAGGAAATTGCAGATTACCTGAATAAGATGGGTGCCAGGATACCAAATATAAAGCCTGGGAAGGCTACTATCGAATATCTCTCAAAGATTCAGGCATCAACCCGCTTTTGGG GAGGGCTACTGTTAAGTATTTTGGCAACTACATCAACCATACTTGATCATTATTTGCGGCGTATCAATGAGGGATTTGCAATTGGGTTTAcatcaattttaataatt GTGGGTTCCATAATTGAGCTAAGAAGGTCCTACCAAGCATACAATGTCATGCCAAGTTTAAGCAAAGCTCTAAGGCGATATGGTGTGTAA
- the LOC18613366 gene encoding pentatricopeptide repeat-containing protein At4g02820, mitochondrial, giving the protein MLIRYVRASLSAARFFSGQATSAAEKAIATTEGAVKSGGGSRDTLGWRLIGLVYPKRSAVVTIRKWQEEGRTVRKYELNRVVRELRKLKRYKHALEICEWMRLQQDIKLLPGDYAVHLDLIAKVRGLASAEKFFEDLPDQMRGQATCTALLHTYVQNKLFAKAETLMEKMSECGFVKCPLPFNHMLSLYISEGQLEKVPGIVQELKKNTSPDIVTYNLLLSVCASQNKIETAEEILHDLKKAKIDPDWMTCSALTTLYIRGKEFEKATSTLKDMEKKASRKNRVAYSSLLSLHTNMGDKDGVQRIWKKMKSCFRKMNDAEYTCMISSLVKLGDFEEAEILYNEWESVSGSADARVPNILLAAYINQERMEIAEDFYERIVQKGISPCYTTWELLTWGYLKNQRIEKVLDCFERAVGSVRKWNPNDRLVGEVFKKLEELGNTEGVEKLLVILRNAGHVSTKVYNSLLRAYAKAGKMPLIVAERMRKDNVPLDEETHELINLTSKMCVSEVSSSL; this is encoded by the exons ATGTTGATTCGCTACGTTCGCGCGTCCCTCTCCGCCGCACGTTTCTTCTCGGGGCAAGCGACGTCGGCGGCGGAGAAAGCTATAGCAACTACCGAAGGCGCTGTAAAAAGCGGAGGTGGCAGCCGAGACACGCTGGGATGGAGGCTTATAGGCCTCGTGTATCCAAAACGCAGCGCTGTGGTTACAATTCGGAAATGGCAGGAGGAAGGCCGTACGGTACGTAAGTACGAGCTCAATAGAGTCGTTCGAGAGCTTCGCAAGCTCAAGCGATATAAGCACGCCCTCGAG ATATGTGAATGGATGAGATTGCAGCAAGATATCAAGCTGTTACCTGGTGACTATGCCGTTCACTTGGACTTAATTGCAAAGGTCCGCGGTTTAGCTAGTGCGGAAAAATTCTTTGAAGACCTTCCTGACCAGATGAGAGGTCAAGCCACATGTACAGCTCTCCTCCACACGTATGTCCAGAACAAGTTGTTCGCTAAAGCGGAGACTCTGATGGAGAAAATGTCAGAATGTGGTTTTGTGAAGTGTCCGCTTCCTTTCAACCACATGCTATCTCTATACATCTCAGAAGGGCAACTAGAAAAGGTTCCTGGAATAGTTCaggaattaaagaaaaatacttCGCCAGATATCGTTACTTATAATTTATTGCTATCTGTTTGTGCCTCCCAAAATAAAATCGAAACTGCAGAAGAAATCCTTCATGACCTAAAGAAGGCGAAAATAGATCCTGACTGGATGACATGTAGTGCATTGACCACTCTTTATATAAGaggaaaagaatttgagaaGGCAACATCTACTTTGAAGGATATGGAGAAGAAGGCTTCTCGGAAAAATCGAGTTGCCTATTCCTCCCTTCTCAGTTTGCATACAAACATGGGGGATAAGGATGGGGTTCAACGAATCTGGAAGAAGATGAAATCATGCTTCCGCAAAATGAATGATGCTGAGTATACATGTATGATATCTTCACTTGTGAAACTTGGGGATTTTGAAGAAGCTGAGATACTCTACAATGAGTGGGAGTCTGTTTCTGGAAGTGCTGATGCTAGAGTTCCAAACATACTCCTTGCAGCTTACATCAATCAAGAACGGATGGAAATTGCTGAAGACTTTTATGAGCGAATAGTGCAGAAGGGTATCTCCCCTTGTTACACTACTTGGGAACTGCTTACATGGGGTTATTTAAAGAATCAGCGAATTGAAAAAGTATTGGATTGTTTTGAGCGAGCTGTTGGTAGTGTGAGAAAATGGAATCCCAATGACAGGTTGGTTGGAGAAGTATTTAAGAAACTTGAGGAGCTAGGCAATACTGAAGGGGTGGAGAAGTTGTTAGTTATTCTTCGGAACGCTGGCCATGTCAGTACGAAGGTGTATAATTCACTTCTACGAGCTTATGCAAAAGCAGGTAAAATGCCACTTATAGTTGCTGAGAGGATGCGGAAGGATAATGTACCACTGGATGAGGAAACGCATGAACTCATAAACTTAACTAGCAAAATGTGTGTCAGTGAAGTTTCAAGTAGTCTGTGA
- the LOC18613369 gene encoding uncharacterized protein LOC18613369 isoform X2, with protein sequence MALTEGEGSSEMEVTEIETTAEFLDGSVIFHLVKDAIGFVLYMHQQIPSILQDISLEFESMHAEYKELMDLAKTEVKASLRRMHVGRMRECKQGIRRMEKFMNSVSCLQTALQLMISEIPNIQEVILVLGTSPIRPQHVYQMYFSHSNAAPSVEADFIKGKTAEGLSKKAIRALISRGAGSSSCPGPTKLFLMVKAPTSFNLPLHFLPKRDFRYSKRIVPFRLRFRCRTQGLEIDASGHGSLSSRSTGLINSSSSDFIWFQCRHAIKGIAFKTPEEG encoded by the exons ATGGCGTTGACGGAAGGAGAAGGAAGCTCAGAGATGGAGGTCACGGAGATTGAGACGACTGCTGAGTTCTTGGACGGCTCTGTCATCTTCCACCTCGTCAAGGACGCCATTGGTTTCGTTCTCTACATGCACCAGCAAATCCCTTC CATTTTGCAGGATATCAGTCTTGAATTCGAGTCGATGCATGCTGAATATAAAGAGTTG ATGGATCTTGCAAAAACTGAGGTAAAGGCATCTTTGCGAAGAATGCACGTTGGCAGAATGAGAGAGTGTAAACAAGGGATTAGAAGGATGGAAAAGTTTATGAATTCAGTTTCATGTCTTCAAACTGCATTGCAATTGATGATAAGCGAAATCCCTAACATCCAGGAGGTTATTTTGGTCCTTGGGACAAGTCCAATTCGACCTCAGCATGTTTATCAGATGTATTTTTCACATTCAAATGCTGCTCCTTCTGTTGAAGCTGATTTCATAAAAGGCAAAACAGCAGAAGGGCTTTCAAAAAAG GCTATTAGGGCTTTGATTTCAAGAGGTGCAGGTTCCAGTTCCTGTCCAG GCCCTACGAAGTTGTTTCTAATGGTTAAAGCTCCCACCTCATTTAATCTGCCTTTGCATTTTCTTCCAAAGCGTGACTTCAGATACAGCAAAAGG ATTGTGCCTTTCAGACTACGATTTAGATGCAGAACCCAAGGTTTGGAAATAGATGCTTCCGGTCATGGTTCGCTGTCCAGCAGATCAACTGGTTTgataaattcttcttcaagtgATTTCATTTG GTTTCAATGTCGGCATGCAATTAAGGGCATAGCATTCAAGACACCCGAAGAAGGATGA
- the LOC18613367 gene encoding uncharacterized protein LOC18613367 translates to MAAVVEDIEVGFEEAMSWLPSHVLDEAVWDTKKNRDDMKYHSHRHRPKLPTEPFSSHSKASSRRHHKPRNWSNWASGGPGMQAFFLDSGQKSCGTGVFLPQRAGNNFQSSRKPACSPVLLPSRVVQALNLNVHELGLQISPRRDPKNNTRRGDLNSLNNKNGKDVSTKRCVISQNENTSPEIFLPKEWTY, encoded by the exons ATGGCTGCTGTTGTCGAAGATATTGAGGTTGGCTTTGAAGAAGCAATGTCGTGGCTGCCTTCTCACGTTCTCGATGAGGCAGTATGGGACACCAAAAAGAATAGG GATGATATGAAGTATCATTCTCATCGCCATCGTCCAAAGTTACCTACTGAGCCCTTTTCATCG CACTCGAAGGCTAGCTCAAGACGACATCACAAACCAAGAAATTGGAGCAACTGGGCATCAGGAGGACCTGGAATGCAGGCTTTTTTCCTAGATTCTGGCCAGAAGTCATGCGGGACTGGTGTTTTCCTTCCTCAAAGGGCTGGCAACAACTTTCAGTCAAGCAGAAAACCAG CTTGCTCTCCGGTTCTCCTCCCTTCCCGGGTTGTTCAAGCTCTCAACTTGAACGTTCATGAATTAGGCCTGCAAATTTCTCCCCGGCGAG ATCCCAAAAATAACACAAGACGTGGAGACTTGAATTCactgaataataaaaatgggAAGGATGTATCAACTAAACGTTGTGTTATTTCCCAGAATGAAAATACTTCGCCGGAGATATTTCTTCCCAAGGAATGGACTTACTAG
- the LOC18613365 gene encoding mitochondrial Rho GTPase 2 isoform X2: MPGRSAAGVRTGVRVVVAGDRGTGKSSLISAAASDSFPEYVPAVLPPTRLPSDFYPDGVPVTIVDSSSSMESRVRLIDELKRADAVVLTYACDQPMTLSRLSTFWLPELRKLEVKAPVIVVGCKLDLRDERQPMNLEQVMAPIMQQFREIETCIECSSATLIQVPDVFYYAQKAVLHPTAPLFDQEKQSLKPRCIRALKRIFMLCDHDMDGALSDAELNEFQVKCFNAPLQPAEIVGVKRVVQERIRGGVSDLGLTLEGFLFLHALFIEKGRLETTWAVLRKFGYDDDLKLRDDILPTPTKHAPDQSVELTNEAVDFLRGIFRLYDIDNDGSLQASEIDDIFVTAPESPWSMGPYVDAAERTALGNLTLNGFLSEWALMTYLDPSCSLANLICIGYGGDPTSALYVTRRRSADRKKQRTERNVFHCFVFGPKRSGKSALLNSFLGRPFSSNYTPTNGICYATNVVEEIGGTQKTLILQEIPEDGVKKFLSSKECLAACDVAVFMYDSSDEYSWKRSRELLLDVARQGEESGYRVPCLLIAAKDDLDPYPMALQNSVTQQLGMEAPIPLGVKLRDSKTVFSRIINAAEHPHLSIPETEKGKKRKKYRRLVNSSLMFVSVGAAVAVVGLAAYRAYAARKNT, encoded by the exons ATGCCAGGTAGATCAGCCGCCGGTGTCCGAACCGGCGTGAGAGTCGTCGTAGCTGGGGACCGTGGCACGGGTAAATCGAGCCTCATCTCAGCTGCAGCTTCCGATTCTTTCCCCGAATATGTCCCGGCGGTTCTTCCTCCTACTCGCCTCCCCTCTGACTTCTACCCCGATGGCGTCCCTGTCACTATTGTTGACAGCTCCTCCAG CATGGAGAGCAGAGTAAGGCTTATTGATGAGTTGAAGCGAGCTGATGCTGTGGTATTAACATATGCTTGTGATCAACCTATGACACTCAGTCGACTGAGTACTTTTTGGCTTCCTGAGCTTCGTAAATTAGAG GTTAAGGCACCAGTTATTGTTGTTGGGTGCAAACTAGATTTACGAGATGAGCGTCAGCCCATGAACTTGGAACAAGTCATGGCaccaatcatgcaacagttCAGGGAGATTGAGACTTGTATAGAATGTTCCTCTGCTACACTAATTCAG GTTCCTGATGTGTTCTATTATGCTCAAAAGGCAGTTCTACACCCAACAGCACCACTATTTGATCAAGAGAAACAAAGTTTGAAGCCACGATGTATCAGGGCATTAAAACGGATATTTATGCTTTGTGATCATGACATGGATGGAGCCCTTAGTGATGCAGAGTTGAATGAGTTTCag GTTAAATGTTTTAATGCTCCATTACAACCTGCTGAGATAGTGGGTGTAAAGAGGGTGGTGCAAGAGAGGATAAGAGGAGGAGTCAGTGACCTTGGTCTTACTCTTGAAGGTTTCCTCTTTCTTCATGCTCTTTTTATAGAAAAAGGGCGTCTTGAGACAACTTGGGCTGTCTTGAGAAAGTTTGgatatgatgatgatttaaAGCTTAGGGATGATATTCTTCCAACTCCAACCAAGCATGCCCCTGATCAG AGTGTGGAGCTGACAAATGAAGCTGTAGACTTTTTGCGTGGGATCTTCCGATTGTATGACATTGATAAT GATGGATCCTTGCAAGCTTCTGAGATTGATGATATCTTCGTAACTGCTCCGGAAAG TCCATGGAGTATGGGCCCTTATGTAGATGCTGCAGAGAGAACAGCTCTTGGAAATTTGACTCTTAATGGGTTTCTATCTGAG TGGGCCTTGATGACATATCTGGATCCATCATGTAGTTTGGCTAATTTGATTTGCATTGGATATGGTGGAGATCCAACTTCAGCCCTTTATGTTACTAGGAGAAGATCTGCAGATCGTAAGAAGCAACGGACAGAAAGAAATGTATTTCACTGCTTTGTTTTTGGTCCTAAAAGATCTGGGAAGTCTGCTTTGTTGAATTCATTTTTAGGAAG GCCTTTCTCGAGCAACTATACTCCGACAAATGGTATATGTTATGCAACGAATGTTGTTGAAGAGATTGGA GGTACTCAGAAGACACTTATTTTGCAAGAGATACCAGAAGATGGAGTTAAGAAATTCCTGTCGAGTAAGGAATGTTTGGCTGCCTGTGATGTAGCTGTATTTATGTATGACAG TTCAGATGAATATTCATGGAAAAGATCAAGAGAACTGCTTCTGGATGTTGCTAGGCAGGGTGAGGAAAGTGGTTATAGAGTGCCTTGCCTTCTCATTGCAGCAAAGGATGACTTGGATCCATATCCAATGGCACTACAAAACTCG GTTACTCAGCAGTTGGGAATGGAAGCTCCAATACCATTAGGTGTGAAATTAAGAGATTCCAAAACTGTATTTTCTAGAATCATAAATGCAGCAGAACACCCTCACCTGAGCATTCCTGAAACTgagaaagggaagaaaaggaagaaatatCGCCGGCTTGTTAATAGCTCACTTATGTTTGTTTCAG TTGGGGCTGCTGTTGCTGTTGTTGGACTGGCAGCTTATCGTGCCTATGCTGCAAGGAAGAATACTTGA
- the LOC18613369 gene encoding uncharacterized protein LOC18613369 isoform X1, producing the protein MALTEGEGSSEMEVTEIETTAEFLDGSVIFHLVKDAIGFVLYMHQQIPSILQDISLEFESMHAEYKELEMDLAKTEVKASLRRMHVGRMRECKQGIRRMEKFMNSVSCLQTALQLMISEIPNIQEVILVLGTSPIRPQHVYQMYFSHSNAAPSVEADFIKGKTAEGLSKKAIRALISRGAGSSSCPGPTKLFLMVKAPTSFNLPLHFLPKRDFRYSKRIVPFRLRFRCRTQGLEIDASGHGSLSSRSTGLINSSSSDFIWFQCRHAIKGIAFKTPEEG; encoded by the exons ATGGCGTTGACGGAAGGAGAAGGAAGCTCAGAGATGGAGGTCACGGAGATTGAGACGACTGCTGAGTTCTTGGACGGCTCTGTCATCTTCCACCTCGTCAAGGACGCCATTGGTTTCGTTCTCTACATGCACCAGCAAATCCCTTC CATTTTGCAGGATATCAGTCTTGAATTCGAGTCGATGCATGCTGAATATAAAGAGTTG GAGATGGATCTTGCAAAAACTGAGGTAAAGGCATCTTTGCGAAGAATGCACGTTGGCAGAATGAGAGAGTGTAAACAAGGGATTAGAAGGATGGAAAAGTTTATGAATTCAGTTTCATGTCTTCAAACTGCATTGCAATTGATGATAAGCGAAATCCCTAACATCCAGGAGGTTATTTTGGTCCTTGGGACAAGTCCAATTCGACCTCAGCATGTTTATCAGATGTATTTTTCACATTCAAATGCTGCTCCTTCTGTTGAAGCTGATTTCATAAAAGGCAAAACAGCAGAAGGGCTTTCAAAAAAG GCTATTAGGGCTTTGATTTCAAGAGGTGCAGGTTCCAGTTCCTGTCCAG GCCCTACGAAGTTGTTTCTAATGGTTAAAGCTCCCACCTCATTTAATCTGCCTTTGCATTTTCTTCCAAAGCGTGACTTCAGATACAGCAAAAGG ATTGTGCCTTTCAGACTACGATTTAGATGCAGAACCCAAGGTTTGGAAATAGATGCTTCCGGTCATGGTTCGCTGTCCAGCAGATCAACTGGTTTgataaattcttcttcaagtgATTTCATTTG GTTTCAATGTCGGCATGCAATTAAGGGCATAGCATTCAAGACACCCGAAGAAGGATGA